One window of the Salvia splendens isolate huo1 chromosome 1, SspV2, whole genome shotgun sequence genome contains the following:
- the LOC121805802 gene encoding cysteine-tryptophan domain-containing zinc finger protein 3-like isoform X1, translating into MLSVGSRDGRKRMGLGLDMEETELEEGEALGYQEGEDSTINPDIALSYIEEKVHKFLGHLQKDFEGGVSAENLGAKFGGYGSFLPTYQRSPSWSHTKSPAGAHNYESPRKPHTEDQRQNSLASSSASPSIRPPSASGKPLSVGTSLQGNGYLKSKHAKQSSLKSGTNKKSASDQRTLKVRIKVGSENLSAQKNAEIYSGLGLVVSPSSSMDDSPTTSGRQCGKLLGVPEASPTNILQIMTSYSEELLLSPLSEDLIHLTEKRKLRGISETKPGDKTSKMSGPLWNGSLSSRSNHIVTEQKKVDDYFTELPYLKNNAFVESNVSPLKKEENDRDAFGYEELVCNALKLPLLSSSQHIVSDPSKGMSPAAFAVKDGIKQEALTPFIEKEHLEGSAPAHDASRVEKLCVRSGSLVKASESEEGNLIGTVAACPQEDVYKAEKLPVLDQSESNASKGIKAHTAAEPPDLLKQLVTQKGGSVKEEGLESSLEKSSTGGKRKRKEAQNKDSEGAYRAKDELLVESSLVPKSCKSSQTNNSLISKNGTPDLQKEHEKPRDWYKDFFGDVEFENEYNESVSGEMTSSGRLKDSQLAGKRNLSKDHNMYREKHTGRNSEKTLEKNAKSVFRPAPPLENGPSSEAPGGSIPLVQEDWVLCDKCKTWRLLPLGTNPKNLPEKWLCRMLSWLPGMNRCSIPEEETTNALRALYHPVTSAPVPPSEGQDIRPNNSFMAMAGMNSAEPRPLAQEHHDVAVPTAPNSWKKKHGSAVAANSADIDGSTNSSNSRKKNLGMLGKVTKMNSTSNSPSVDESGQHMRQASMVLEKCRDAKAEKLSQVRSSDKGTNVKIMSKRDSDMEGSRSSKRIKSEELHCDDENWYSDNGGWPSTKAGHRSCSLSNNTSDNDPDKYNNPHDFNGESMKSIVSSMNVEMHVPSPAADGLLCSGKYDDEDPRKRITKENHGSKTHNEPVSNSGQHYLHSDEFREESSESEHRKEKKARLSKSGGKAMSGSKASVGADRKCKSIKDQYDGQLVNGTQAVDYLKSDMASANPSVAANSSSSKVSGSHRTKTNGQELKGSPVESVSSSPLRFPNADKVTSARKSLDGWTVFHESVAANPRRFPGSDDGGNDRTGLDKIDAVLTLKDHVDDVHNDQVCHSNHSTKHYSEQFKAETRTNNNQSQSGVHLEKSGKSSHSNDKAHASGSDVDKIKIKASDSRNDAPDHMHLQEEKSKSKRNKSDEKSGSPKRGEKFVSKKDTAGGMSSGSSRAPSQKKLGHDGQDTIRNQDKKHDLPQEHENEKLPKKSNQAELLGNGKSHSLPPLARIQTETAPVSGSQKENSLKGLAPDASDNSDAQNALNQRKKSENSNGLPMRHRTPNSHKVRDVDAPSPLRKDSSSQAANTILKEAKDLKHMADRLKNSGTSIGLYFEASLKFLHGASLLESGSSEATKHNELMHSLHIYSSTAKLCEFCAHDYEKSKDMGAAALAYKCMEVAYMRVIYSSHSNTSRDRAELQSALQIAAPGESPSSSASDVDNLNHQATADKAVSARVAGSPQVSGSHIITSRNRCGLLRVLNFAQDVTFAMEASRKSRIAFAAASSGLGETQKEGIRSLKNALDYSFQDVEGLLQFVRIAMDAISR; encoded by the exons ATGTTATCTGTGGGCAGTAGAGATGGTAGAAAGCGGATGGGTTTGGGATTAGACATGGAAGAAACTGAGCTAGAAGAAGGGGAGGCTCTTGGTTATCAGGAGGGAGAAGATTCCACCATTAACCCTGATATTGCTCTCTCTTACATT GAGGAAAAAGTCCATAAATTTTTGGGTCACCTCCAGAAAGATTTTGAAGGAGGTGTTTCAGCTGAGAATTTGG GGGCAAAATTTGGTGGCTATGGTTCTTTTTTACCTACATATCAGCGGAGTCCATCTTGGTCCCATACAAAAAGTCCAGCCGGGGCTCATAACTATGAGTCACCAAGAAAGCCCCACACAGAG GATCAAAGGCAGAATTCTTTAGCTTCATCAAGTGCTTCTCCATCAATAAGGCCCCCTTCCGCTTCAGGAAAACCTTTATCAGTGGGAACCTCCTTGCAAGGCAATGGCTACTTAAAATCTAAACATGCTAAACAATCAAGCTTAAAAAGTggaacaaataaaaaatctgCGAGTGATCAGAGAACACTGAAGGTCCGGATCAAAGTTGGCTCTGAAAACCTGTCAGCACAGAAGAATGCTGAAATCTACAGTGGACTTGGTCTTGTAGTTTCACCATCCTCTTCGATGGACGACAGTCCCACAACTAGTGGAAGGCAATGTGGTAAACTTTTGGGTGTGCCTGAGGCATCACCAACCAATATTCTTCAG ATTATGACATCTTATTCTGAGGAACTTCTTCTATCCCCTCTATCTGAGGATCTGATTCATCTTACAGAAAAAAGGAAGTTGAGGGGAATAAGTGAAACTAAACCAGGTGACAAAACAAGCAAAATGTCTGGGCCATTATGGAATGGATCTCTTTCCAGTAGGAGCAACCATATAGTTACTGAACAGAAAAAGGTTGATGATTACTTCACAGAATTACCATATCTGAAAAATAATGCTTTTGTGGAGAGTAATGTTTCTCCACTGAAGAAGGAAGAAAATGATCGTGATGCGTTTGGGTATGAGGAGCTCGTCTGTAATGCTTTGAAGCTTCCACTTTTATCGAGTTCTCAGCATATTGTTTCCGATCCATCAAAGGGTATGTCCCCTGCAGCTTTTGCTGTGAAAGATGGGATAAAGCAAGAAGCCTTAACCCCGTTTATTGAGAAGGAACATTTGGAGGGTTCGGCACCTGCTCATGATGCTAGCCGAGTTGAGAAATTGTGTGTGAGGTCTGGCTCATTGGTCAAGGCTTCTGAATCTGAAGAAGGAAATTTAATAGGTACTGTTGCAGCTTGCCCTCAGGAGGACGTATATAAGGCAGAAAAGCTTCCTGTCTTGGACCAGTCGGAGTCTAATGCCTCTAAGGGAATAAAAGCTCACACTGCTGCCGAACCGCCTGATCTCTTGAAACAATTAGTAACTCAGAAAGGAGGGTCAGTTAAAGAGGAAGGCCTGGAATCATCTCTTGAGAAATCATCAACTGGGGGGAAGAGGAAACGGAAGGAAGCTCAAAATAAAGACTCTGAAGGTGCATACAGGGCAAAAGATGAGTTATTGGTTGAGTCTTCTTTGGTTCCTAAAAGTTGCAAGAGTTCTCAGACTAATAATAGTCTCATATCTAAAAATGGCACACCTGATCTCCAGAAGGAGCATGAGAAACCAAGGGACTGGTATAAGGACTTCTTTGGAGATGTAGAATTCGAAAATGAATACAATGAATCAGTTTCTGGGGAAATGACATCCTCAGGAAGGTTAAAAGATTCTCAACTTGCTGGAAAAAGAAATTTAAGTAAAGATCATAACATGTATCGAGAAAAACATACAGGCAGAAATTCTGAAAAAACACTAGAAAAAAATGCTAAATCCGTTTTCCGGCCAGCTCCTCCCCTTGAAAATGGTCCGAGTTCTGAAGCTCCAGGTGGATCGATTCCTCTGGTCCAAGAAGATTGGGTTTTATGTGATAAGTGTAAAACATGGAGACTACTCCCACTTGGTACTAATCCCAAAAATCTCCCTGAGAAATGGCTTTGCAGGATGCTTTCCTGGCT GCCTGGGATGAACCGTTGTAGCATCCCAGAGGAGGAGACGACTAATGCTTTAAGGGCTCTTTACCATCCTGTTACTTCAGCTCCGGTCCCTCCTTCCGAGGGTCAAGACATTCGGCCAAATAATTCCTTTATGGCTATGGCGGGGATGAACTCAGCTGAGCCCAGGCCTCTGGCTCAAGAACACCATGATGTTGCTGTCCCAACTGCACCAAATAGCTGGAAGAAGAAACATGGGTCTGCAGTGGCTGCAAATTCAGCGGATATAGATGGTTCCACCAACTCATCGAACTCACGGAAGAAGAATCTTGGTATGTTGGGAAAAGTAACTAAAATGAACAGCACGAGTAACTCACCTTCTGTAGATGAATCTGGACAGCATATGCGGCAAGCAAGTATGGTATTAGAGAAGTGCAGGGATGCTAAAGCAGAAAAATTATCACAAGTCAGATCTTCCGATAAAG GTACGAATGTAAAGATAATGAGCAAGCGTGACTCTGATATGGAGGGCTCTAGATCTTCTAAAAGAATTAAGAGTGAGGAGTTGCATTGTGATGATGAAAATTGGTATTCTGACAATGGTGGCTGGCCTTCCACAAAAGCAGGTCATCGCTCGTGCAGTCTGTCAAATAATACATCTGATAATGATCCAGACAAGTACAATAACCCTCACGATTTTAATGGTGAATCCATGAAAAGTATAGTATCGAGTATGAATGTAGAAATGCATGTTCCATCACCTGCAGCTGATGGTTTGCTCTGTTCTGGAAAATATGACGATGAAGATCCTAGAAAGAGGATAACAAAAGAAAATCATGGTTCTAAGACTCATAATGAGCCTGTTTCCAATTCAGGACAACATTACTTGCACTCTGATGAATTTAGAGAAGAATCGAGTGAAAGTGAacacagaaaagaaaagaaagctaGACTTTCCAAGTCTGGAGGAAAAGCTATGAGCGGAAGCAAAGCCAGTGTAGGAGCCGACAGAAAATGCAAAAGTATTAAGGACCAATATGATGGGCAGCTTGTGAACGGCACTCAAGCAGTAGATTATTTGAAAAGTGACATGGCTTCTGCAAATCCTTCAGTTGCTGCCAATTCAAGCTCTTCCAAGGTATCTGGCTCACATAGAACCAAAACTAATGGCCAAGAACTTAAAGGCTCCCCAGTTGAATCAGTCTCATCATCCCCTCTGAGATTTCCTAATGCTGATAAGGTCACATCAGCTCGGAAAAGCCTCGATGGATGGACTGTTTTTCATGAGTCTGTAGCTGCCAACCCGAGAAGGTTTCCgggcagtgatgatggagggaATGACCGAACCGGATTGGATAAAATAGATGCAGTTCTTACTCTGAAAGATCATGTCGATGATGTCCACAACGATCAGGTATGTCATAGTAATCATAGTACAAAACATTATTCTGAACAATTTAAAGCTGAAACAAGAACAAACAACAACCAATCTCAGAGTGGAGTTCACTTGGAAAAATCTGGAAAGTCTTCACATTCGAACGACAAGGCTCACGCCTCTGGTTCTGACGTAGACAAGATTAAAATCAAGGCTTCTGATTCAAGAAATGATGCTCCAGATCACATGCATTTGCAAGAGGAGAAGTCAAAGAGCAAAAGAAACAAGTCTGATGAGAAATCTGGCTCTCCTAAAAGGGGTGAGAAGTTTGTTTCCAAGAAAGATACGGCGGGAGGAATGTCAAGTGGGAGCTCTAGAGCACCAAGTCAAAAGAAACTTGGCCATGATGGACAAGATACTATCAGAAACCAGGATAAGAAGCATGATCTCCCACAAGAGCATGAAAATGAGAAATTACCTAAGAAAAGCAACCAGGCAGAACTCCTTGGGAATGGGAAGTCACACTCACTTCCGCCCTTAGCAAGAATACAGACTGAGACTGCTCCTGTTTCTGGATCTCAGAAGGAAAATAGTTTAAAAGGTTTGGCTCCTGATGCATCCGATAACAGTGATGCACAAAATGCCTTGAATCAGAGAAAGAAATCTGAGAACTCAAATGGTCTGCCTATGAGGCATCGAACCCCAAATTCTCATAAAGTTCGGGATGTTGACGCTCCAAGTCCCCTTCGAAAGGATTCCTCCAGTCAGGCTGCTAATACCATTTTAAAAGAGGCGAAGGACCTCAAACACATGGCTGATCGTCTTAAG aatTCTGGAACCAGTATTGGGCTCTACTTTGAAGCTTCCCTCAAGTTTCTCCATGGAGCCTCTTTGCTTGAATCTGGAAGTAGTGAAGCTACTAAGCATAATGAACTGATGCACTCATTGCATATATATAGTAGCACTGCAAAACTATGCGA GTTTTGTGCCCATGACTATGAAAAGTCAAAAGACATGGGTGCTGCTGCTTTGGCCTACAAATGTATGGAGGTTGCTTACATGCGAGTGATTTATTCATCTCATAGCAATACAAGCAGGGATCGGGCCGAGTTGCAAAGTGCTCTTCAAATTGCTGCCCCTG GTGAATCTCCATCCTCCTCTGCCTCTGATGTCGACAACTTGAACCACCAAGCGACAGCAGACAAGGCTGTCTCAGCCAGAGTTGCGGGCTCTCCTCAAGTTTCTGGAAGCCATATCATTACTTCACGTAATCGTTGTGGTCTTCTGCGTGTTTTGAACTTT GCACAGGATGTTACCTTTGCAATGGAAGcatcaagaaaatcaagaatTGCTTTTGCAGCTGCTTCGTCAGGTCTTGGAGAAACCCAGAAAGAGGGTATCCGTTCACTTAAAAATGCGCTTGACTACAGCTTCCAAGATGTTGAGGGTTTATTGCAGTTTGTGCGAATTGCAATGGATGCCATCAGCCGTTAA
- the LOC121805802 gene encoding cysteine-tryptophan domain-containing zinc finger protein 7-like isoform X2: MLSVGSRDGRKRMGLGLDMEETELEEGEALGYQEGEDSTINPDIALSYIEEKVHKFLGHLQKDFEGGVSAENLGAKFGGYGSFLPTYQRSPSWSHTKSPAGAHNYESPRKPHTEDQRQNSLASSSASPSIRPPSASGKPLSVGTSLQGNGYLKSKHAKQSSLKSGTNKKSASDQRTLKVRIKVGSENLSAQKNAEIYSGLGLVVSPSSSMDDSPTTSGRQCGKLLGVPEASPTNILQIMTSYSEELLLSPLSEDLIHLTEKRKLRGISETKPGDKTSKMSGPLWNGSLSSRSNHIVTEQKKVDDYFTELPYLKNNAFVESNVSPLKKEENDRDAFGYEELVCNALKLPLLSSSQHIVSDPSKGMSPAAFAVKDGIKQEALTPFIEKEHLEGSAPAHDASRVEKLCVRSGSLVKASESEEGNLIGTVAACPQEDVYKAEKLPVLDQSESNASKGIKAHTAAEPPDLLKQLVTQKGGSVKEEGLESSLEKSSTGGKRKRKEAQNKDSEGAYRAKDELLVESSLVPKSCKSSQTNNSLISKNGTPDLQKEHEKPRDWYKDFFGDVEFENEYNESVSGEMTSSGRLKDSQLAGKRNLSKDHNMYREKHTGRNSEKTLEKNAKSVFRPAPPLENGPSSEAPGGSIPLVQEDWVLCDKCKTWRLLPLGTNPKNLPEKWLCRMLSWLPGMNRCSIPEEETTNALRALYHPVTSAPVPPSEGQDIRPNNSFMAMAGMNSAEPRPLAQEHHDVAVPTAPNSWKKKHGSAVAANSADIDGSTNSSNSRKKNLGMLGKVTKMNSTSNSPSVDESGQHMRQASMVLEKCRDAKAEKLSQVRSSDKGTNVKIMSKRDSDMEGSRSSKRIKSEELHCDDENWYSDNGGWPSTKAGHRSCSLSNNTSDNDPDKYNNPHDFNGESMKSIVSSMNVEMHVPSPAADGLLCSGKYDDEDPRKRITKENHGSKTHNEPVSNSGQHYLHSDEFREESSESEHRKEKKARLSKSGGKAMSGSKASVGADRKCKSIKDQYDGQLVNGTQAVDYLKSDMASANPSVAANSSSSKVSGSHRTKTNGQELKGSPVESVSSSPLRFPNADKVTSARKSLDGWTVFHESVAANPRRFPGSDDGGNDRTGLDKIDAVLTLKDHVDDVHNDQSGVHLEKSGKSSHSNDKAHASGSDVDKIKIKASDSRNDAPDHMHLQEEKSKSKRNKSDEKSGSPKRGEKFVSKKDTAGGMSSGSSRAPSQKKLGHDGQDTIRNQDKKHDLPQEHENEKLPKKSNQAELLGNGKSHSLPPLARIQTETAPVSGSQKENSLKGLAPDASDNSDAQNALNQRKKSENSNGLPMRHRTPNSHKVRDVDAPSPLRKDSSSQAANTILKEAKDLKHMADRLKNSGTSIGLYFEASLKFLHGASLLESGSSEATKHNELMHSLHIYSSTAKLCEFCAHDYEKSKDMGAAALAYKCMEVAYMRVIYSSHSNTSRDRAELQSALQIAAPGESPSSSASDVDNLNHQATADKAVSARVAGSPQVSGSHIITSRNRCGLLRVLNFAQDVTFAMEASRKSRIAFAAASSGLGETQKEGIRSLKNALDYSFQDVEGLLQFVRIAMDAISR, from the exons ATGTTATCTGTGGGCAGTAGAGATGGTAGAAAGCGGATGGGTTTGGGATTAGACATGGAAGAAACTGAGCTAGAAGAAGGGGAGGCTCTTGGTTATCAGGAGGGAGAAGATTCCACCATTAACCCTGATATTGCTCTCTCTTACATT GAGGAAAAAGTCCATAAATTTTTGGGTCACCTCCAGAAAGATTTTGAAGGAGGTGTTTCAGCTGAGAATTTGG GGGCAAAATTTGGTGGCTATGGTTCTTTTTTACCTACATATCAGCGGAGTCCATCTTGGTCCCATACAAAAAGTCCAGCCGGGGCTCATAACTATGAGTCACCAAGAAAGCCCCACACAGAG GATCAAAGGCAGAATTCTTTAGCTTCATCAAGTGCTTCTCCATCAATAAGGCCCCCTTCCGCTTCAGGAAAACCTTTATCAGTGGGAACCTCCTTGCAAGGCAATGGCTACTTAAAATCTAAACATGCTAAACAATCAAGCTTAAAAAGTggaacaaataaaaaatctgCGAGTGATCAGAGAACACTGAAGGTCCGGATCAAAGTTGGCTCTGAAAACCTGTCAGCACAGAAGAATGCTGAAATCTACAGTGGACTTGGTCTTGTAGTTTCACCATCCTCTTCGATGGACGACAGTCCCACAACTAGTGGAAGGCAATGTGGTAAACTTTTGGGTGTGCCTGAGGCATCACCAACCAATATTCTTCAG ATTATGACATCTTATTCTGAGGAACTTCTTCTATCCCCTCTATCTGAGGATCTGATTCATCTTACAGAAAAAAGGAAGTTGAGGGGAATAAGTGAAACTAAACCAGGTGACAAAACAAGCAAAATGTCTGGGCCATTATGGAATGGATCTCTTTCCAGTAGGAGCAACCATATAGTTACTGAACAGAAAAAGGTTGATGATTACTTCACAGAATTACCATATCTGAAAAATAATGCTTTTGTGGAGAGTAATGTTTCTCCACTGAAGAAGGAAGAAAATGATCGTGATGCGTTTGGGTATGAGGAGCTCGTCTGTAATGCTTTGAAGCTTCCACTTTTATCGAGTTCTCAGCATATTGTTTCCGATCCATCAAAGGGTATGTCCCCTGCAGCTTTTGCTGTGAAAGATGGGATAAAGCAAGAAGCCTTAACCCCGTTTATTGAGAAGGAACATTTGGAGGGTTCGGCACCTGCTCATGATGCTAGCCGAGTTGAGAAATTGTGTGTGAGGTCTGGCTCATTGGTCAAGGCTTCTGAATCTGAAGAAGGAAATTTAATAGGTACTGTTGCAGCTTGCCCTCAGGAGGACGTATATAAGGCAGAAAAGCTTCCTGTCTTGGACCAGTCGGAGTCTAATGCCTCTAAGGGAATAAAAGCTCACACTGCTGCCGAACCGCCTGATCTCTTGAAACAATTAGTAACTCAGAAAGGAGGGTCAGTTAAAGAGGAAGGCCTGGAATCATCTCTTGAGAAATCATCAACTGGGGGGAAGAGGAAACGGAAGGAAGCTCAAAATAAAGACTCTGAAGGTGCATACAGGGCAAAAGATGAGTTATTGGTTGAGTCTTCTTTGGTTCCTAAAAGTTGCAAGAGTTCTCAGACTAATAATAGTCTCATATCTAAAAATGGCACACCTGATCTCCAGAAGGAGCATGAGAAACCAAGGGACTGGTATAAGGACTTCTTTGGAGATGTAGAATTCGAAAATGAATACAATGAATCAGTTTCTGGGGAAATGACATCCTCAGGAAGGTTAAAAGATTCTCAACTTGCTGGAAAAAGAAATTTAAGTAAAGATCATAACATGTATCGAGAAAAACATACAGGCAGAAATTCTGAAAAAACACTAGAAAAAAATGCTAAATCCGTTTTCCGGCCAGCTCCTCCCCTTGAAAATGGTCCGAGTTCTGAAGCTCCAGGTGGATCGATTCCTCTGGTCCAAGAAGATTGGGTTTTATGTGATAAGTGTAAAACATGGAGACTACTCCCACTTGGTACTAATCCCAAAAATCTCCCTGAGAAATGGCTTTGCAGGATGCTTTCCTGGCT GCCTGGGATGAACCGTTGTAGCATCCCAGAGGAGGAGACGACTAATGCTTTAAGGGCTCTTTACCATCCTGTTACTTCAGCTCCGGTCCCTCCTTCCGAGGGTCAAGACATTCGGCCAAATAATTCCTTTATGGCTATGGCGGGGATGAACTCAGCTGAGCCCAGGCCTCTGGCTCAAGAACACCATGATGTTGCTGTCCCAACTGCACCAAATAGCTGGAAGAAGAAACATGGGTCTGCAGTGGCTGCAAATTCAGCGGATATAGATGGTTCCACCAACTCATCGAACTCACGGAAGAAGAATCTTGGTATGTTGGGAAAAGTAACTAAAATGAACAGCACGAGTAACTCACCTTCTGTAGATGAATCTGGACAGCATATGCGGCAAGCAAGTATGGTATTAGAGAAGTGCAGGGATGCTAAAGCAGAAAAATTATCACAAGTCAGATCTTCCGATAAAG GTACGAATGTAAAGATAATGAGCAAGCGTGACTCTGATATGGAGGGCTCTAGATCTTCTAAAAGAATTAAGAGTGAGGAGTTGCATTGTGATGATGAAAATTGGTATTCTGACAATGGTGGCTGGCCTTCCACAAAAGCAGGTCATCGCTCGTGCAGTCTGTCAAATAATACATCTGATAATGATCCAGACAAGTACAATAACCCTCACGATTTTAATGGTGAATCCATGAAAAGTATAGTATCGAGTATGAATGTAGAAATGCATGTTCCATCACCTGCAGCTGATGGTTTGCTCTGTTCTGGAAAATATGACGATGAAGATCCTAGAAAGAGGATAACAAAAGAAAATCATGGTTCTAAGACTCATAATGAGCCTGTTTCCAATTCAGGACAACATTACTTGCACTCTGATGAATTTAGAGAAGAATCGAGTGAAAGTGAacacagaaaagaaaagaaagctaGACTTTCCAAGTCTGGAGGAAAAGCTATGAGCGGAAGCAAAGCCAGTGTAGGAGCCGACAGAAAATGCAAAAGTATTAAGGACCAATATGATGGGCAGCTTGTGAACGGCACTCAAGCAGTAGATTATTTGAAAAGTGACATGGCTTCTGCAAATCCTTCAGTTGCTGCCAATTCAAGCTCTTCCAAGGTATCTGGCTCACATAGAACCAAAACTAATGGCCAAGAACTTAAAGGCTCCCCAGTTGAATCAGTCTCATCATCCCCTCTGAGATTTCCTAATGCTGATAAGGTCACATCAGCTCGGAAAAGCCTCGATGGATGGACTGTTTTTCATGAGTCTGTAGCTGCCAACCCGAGAAGGTTTCCgggcagtgatgatggagggaATGACCGAACCGGATTGGATAAAATAGATGCAGTTCTTACTCTGAAAGATCATGTCGATGATGTCCACAACGATCAG AGTGGAGTTCACTTGGAAAAATCTGGAAAGTCTTCACATTCGAACGACAAGGCTCACGCCTCTGGTTCTGACGTAGACAAGATTAAAATCAAGGCTTCTGATTCAAGAAATGATGCTCCAGATCACATGCATTTGCAAGAGGAGAAGTCAAAGAGCAAAAGAAACAAGTCTGATGAGAAATCTGGCTCTCCTAAAAGGGGTGAGAAGTTTGTTTCCAAGAAAGATACGGCGGGAGGAATGTCAAGTGGGAGCTCTAGAGCACCAAGTCAAAAGAAACTTGGCCATGATGGACAAGATACTATCAGAAACCAGGATAAGAAGCATGATCTCCCACAAGAGCATGAAAATGAGAAATTACCTAAGAAAAGCAACCAGGCAGAACTCCTTGGGAATGGGAAGTCACACTCACTTCCGCCCTTAGCAAGAATACAGACTGAGACTGCTCCTGTTTCTGGATCTCAGAAGGAAAATAGTTTAAAAGGTTTGGCTCCTGATGCATCCGATAACAGTGATGCACAAAATGCCTTGAATCAGAGAAAGAAATCTGAGAACTCAAATGGTCTGCCTATGAGGCATCGAACCCCAAATTCTCATAAAGTTCGGGATGTTGACGCTCCAAGTCCCCTTCGAAAGGATTCCTCCAGTCAGGCTGCTAATACCATTTTAAAAGAGGCGAAGGACCTCAAACACATGGCTGATCGTCTTAAG aatTCTGGAACCAGTATTGGGCTCTACTTTGAAGCTTCCCTCAAGTTTCTCCATGGAGCCTCTTTGCTTGAATCTGGAAGTAGTGAAGCTACTAAGCATAATGAACTGATGCACTCATTGCATATATATAGTAGCACTGCAAAACTATGCGA GTTTTGTGCCCATGACTATGAAAAGTCAAAAGACATGGGTGCTGCTGCTTTGGCCTACAAATGTATGGAGGTTGCTTACATGCGAGTGATTTATTCATCTCATAGCAATACAAGCAGGGATCGGGCCGAGTTGCAAAGTGCTCTTCAAATTGCTGCCCCTG GTGAATCTCCATCCTCCTCTGCCTCTGATGTCGACAACTTGAACCACCAAGCGACAGCAGACAAGGCTGTCTCAGCCAGAGTTGCGGGCTCTCCTCAAGTTTCTGGAAGCCATATCATTACTTCACGTAATCGTTGTGGTCTTCTGCGTGTTTTGAACTTT GCACAGGATGTTACCTTTGCAATGGAAGcatcaagaaaatcaagaatTGCTTTTGCAGCTGCTTCGTCAGGTCTTGGAGAAACCCAGAAAGAGGGTATCCGTTCACTTAAAAATGCGCTTGACTACAGCTTCCAAGATGTTGAGGGTTTATTGCAGTTTGTGCGAATTGCAATGGATGCCATCAGCCGTTAA